The following are from one region of the Salvia hispanica cultivar TCC Black 2014 chromosome 1, UniMelb_Shisp_WGS_1.0, whole genome shotgun sequence genome:
- the LOC125202288 gene encoding uncharacterized protein LOC125202288 isoform X2, with protein sequence MKMTATVSLSTMNLFGSTPAAAIAWNEMRRAWRGDRSSVSQRKPREPTMHCSSTFKEVPIDGPVPLSKMVELLVEAWEED encoded by the exons ATGAAGATGACCGCAACAGTCTCTTTGTCAACTATG AATCTATTTGGGTCTACTCCTGCAGCCGCAATAGCCTGGAATGAAATGAGAAGAGCTTGGAGAGGTGATCGATCTAGTGTTTCCCAAAGAAAGCCTAGGGAGCCAACGATGCACTG CTCGAGCACGTTCAAGGAGGTGCCTATTGATGGACCAGTTCCTTTATCC AAGATGGTCGAATTGTTGGTTGAAGCATGGGAAGAAGACTAA
- the LOC125221340 gene encoding S-adenosylmethionine synthase 3-like, translating to MDTFLFTSESVNEGHPDKLCDQVSDAILDACLEQDPESKVACETCTKTNMVMVFGEITTKANVDYEKIVRDTCRGIGFTSPDVGLDADNCKVLVNIEQQSPDIAQGVHGHLTKKPEEIGAGDQGHMFGYATDETPELMPLTHVLATKLGAKLTEVRKNKTCPWLRPDGKTQVTVEYRNEGGAMVPIRVHTVLISTQHDETVTNEQIAEDLKEHVIKPVIPAKYLDDKTIFHLNPSGRFVIGGPHGDAGLTGRKIIIDTYGGWGAHGGGAFSGKDPTKVDRSGAYIVRQAAKSVVASGLARRCIVQVSYAIGVAEPLSVFVDTYKTGTIPDVEILGLIKESFDFRPGMMAINLDLKRGGNQRYQKTAAYGHFGRDDADFTWETVKTLKPKA from the coding sequence ATGGACACCTTTCTCTTCACCTCAGAATCTGTGAACGAAGGGCACCCTGATAAGCTCTGCGACCAAGTCTCCGATGCCATTCTGGATGCTTGCCTGGAGCAGGATCCAGAGAGCAAAGTAGCATGTGAGACCTGCACAAAGACGAACATGGTGATGGTCTTTGGCGAGATCACAACCAAGGCCAATGTAGACTACGAGAAGATCGTCCGCGACACTTGCAGAGGCATCGGTTTCACCTCACCAGATGTTGGCCTCGACGCTGACAACTGCAAGGTCCTGGTGAACATTGAGCAGCAGAGCCCCGACATTGCTCAGGGCGTCCATGGCCACCTTACCAAGAAGCCTGAGGAGATCGGAGCTGGTGATCAGGGTCACATGTTTGGCTACGCTACTGATGAGACGCCCGAGCTCATGCCCCTCACTCATGTCCTTGCAACCAAGCTCGGAGCCAAGCTCACTGAGGTGAGGAAGAACAAGACCTGCCCCTGGCTGAGACCTGATGGCAAGACACAAGTCACCGTTGAGTACAGGAATGAGGGTGGCGCCATGGTTCCGATTAGAGTCCACACCGTCCTCATCTCAACTCAGCACGACGAGACTGTTACCAATGAGCAGATCGCAGAGGACTTGAAGGAGCATGTCATCAAGCCGGTGATCCCTGCGAAGTACCTTGACGACAAAACCATCTTCCATCTGAATCCGTCTGGCCGGTTTGTGATCGGTGGCCCGCACGGGGATGCTGGGCTGACTGGCAGGAAGATCATCATCGACACTTATGGTGGCTGGGGGGCTCATGGGGGAGGCGCTTTCTCCGGGAAGGACCCGACCAAGGTGGACAGGAGTGGCGCGTACATTGTTAGGCAGGCAGCGAAGAGCGTGGTGGCTTCAGGGTTGGCTCGTCGTTGCATTGTGCAGGTGTCGTATGCTATTGGTGTTGCGGAGCCATTGTCGGTGTTCGTTGATACGTACAAGACGGGGACGATTCCAGATGTGGAGATCCTTGGGCTGATCAAGGAGAGCTTCGACTTCAGGCCGGGGATGATGGCGATCAACCTCGACTTGAAGAGAGGAGGCAACCAGAGGTATCAGAAGACGGCTGCTTATGGTCATTTTGGGCGTGATGATGCTGATTTTACGTGGGAGACTGTCAAGACACTCAAGCCTAAAGCTTGA
- the LOC125202288 gene encoding uncharacterized protein LOC125202288 isoform X1 yields the protein MDSNTINFCLYTDHCLGGSGVVNIEKRTANEDDRNSLFVNYAAIAWNEMRRAWRGDRSSVSQRKPREPTMHCSSTFKEVPIDGPVPLSKMVELLVEAWEED from the exons ATGGACAGTAACACCATCAATTTTTGCCTATACACAGACCACTGTCTGGGAGGTTCGGGTGTTGTGAATATAGAAAAGAGGACTGCTAATGAAGATGACCGCAACAGTCTCTTTGTCAACTATG CCGCAATAGCCTGGAATGAAATGAGAAGAGCTTGGAGAGGTGATCGATCTAGTGTTTCCCAAAGAAAGCCTAGGGAGCCAACGATGCACTG CTCGAGCACGTTCAAGGAGGTGCCTATTGATGGACCAGTTCCTTTATCC AAGATGGTCGAATTGTTGGTTGAAGCATGGGAAGAAGACTAA
- the LOC125221313 gene encoding FAD synthase-like, with product MEIDKAIRESDDIRLKTKYNNAVYVIQRALALYSVEEVAFSFNGGKDSTVLLHLLRAGHYLHEVGKNLSGDDAEITFPIRTIYFESSSVFPEINSFTYDTASIYKLQMDIIRLDFKSGLEALLKAHPIRAIFLGVRIGDPTAVGQEQFSPSSPGWPAFMRVNPILDWSYRDVWAFLLTCKVPYCSLYDQGYTSIGSIHDTVPNALLCRSKTNGTEQNYKPAYLLPDGRLERAGRVKKGTSQPSLATSNGFKQDDSHLKRNFTASIITVGDEILFGTVEDRMMPILCRKLHSVGWAVSHIAVSRNDIDSVADEVERLKSTCDMVFIYGGVGPLPSDLTVAGVAKAFGVRMAPDEEFEEYLRHILGERCTGDRNEMAQLPEGITELLHHEKLRVPLIKCQNVIILTATNASELEKEWDCLIDLMPSNGLLAISEPFISKRLATTLSDVDAAQPLSEMCCKFPDLYIGAYRESRGGSLIITVKGKDKSRISTAADALCNKFGCKEIE from the exons ATGGAGATCGATAAAGCTATAAGAGAAAGTGATGACATAAGGTTGAAGACAAAGTACAACAATGCCGTCTACGTAATCCAAAGAGCTCTTGCTCTTTACTC TGTTGAAGAGGTCGCCTTCAGCTTTAATGGTGGAAAAGATTCAACT GTTTTGTTGCACCTTCTTAGGGCAGGCCATTATTTGCATGAGGTTGGAAAGAATCTGTCAGGCGATGATGCTGAAATAACATTTCCAATACGGACCATTTATTTCGAGAGTTCTTCAGTTTTCCCTGAAATCAACTCATTCACTTATGACACAGCATCTAT CTATAAATTGCAGATGGACATCATTCGCCTAGATTTCAAGTCTGGCTTGGAGGCCCTTTTAAAAGCACATCCTATTAGAGCTATTTTTCTCGGTGTTCGAATTGGTGATCCAACTGCT GTTGGGCAAGAGCAGTTCTCACCGAGTTCACCTGGATGGCCAGCTTTCATGAGAGTGAATCCCATCTTGGATTGGTCATACAG AGATGTTTGGGCCTTTCTCTTGACTTGCAAGGTTCCATACTGCAGCCTTTATGATCAAGG TTACACTTCAATTGGTAGCATTCACGATACAGTTCCTAATGCACTATTGTGCCGTAGCAAGACAAACGGCACTGAACAGAATTACAAACCTGCATATCTGCTTCCGGACGGAAGATTGGAAAGAGCAGGAAGAGTCAAAAAGGGCACATCTCAGCCATCACTTGCTACTAGCAATGGCTTTAAGCAGGATGACTCAcatttgaaaagaaattttacGGCCTCGATCATTACTGTGGGAGACGAAATTCT GTTCGGCACTGTCGAGGATCGGATGATGCCCATACTGTGTAGAAAGCTCCACTCTGTGGGGTGGGCTGTTTCACATATTGCTGTTAGCCGAAATGAT ATTGACTCTGTAGCAGATGAAGTCGAGCGACTAAAGTCCACTTGTGATATG GTTTTCATATATGGAGGGGTCGGCCCACTGCCCTCAGATCTCACTGTAGCTGGTGTTGCTAAAGCTTTTGGCGTTCGAATG GCCCCTGACGAAGAATTTGAAGAATATTTGAGGCATATACTAGGTGAAAGGTGCACAGGAGATAGGAATGAG ATGGCACAGTTGCCCGAAGGCATCACGGAGCTGCTGCATCATGAGAAACTGAGAGTTCCTTTG ATCAAGTGCCAAAATGTCATCATTCTTACTGCAACAAATGCTTCTGAGCTGGAAAAGGAGTGGGATTGCTTGATTGATCTGATGCCATCCAACGGACTTCTAGCAATCTCCGAACCATTTATTTCAAAGAGACTGGCAACAACACTTTCTGAT GTTGATGCAGCTCAGCCTCTGTCTGAAATGTGTTGTAAATTCCCTGATCTCTACATTG GGGCGTATCGTGAATCAAGAGGAGGCTCTTTGATCATAACAGTAAAAGGCAAG GATAAATCAAGAATTTCAACAGCTGCCGATGCATTATGCAACAAGTTTGGTTGTAAGGAAATTGAGTGA